A stretch of DNA from Solea solea chromosome 20, fSolSol10.1, whole genome shotgun sequence:
ctcacaaacaaccTGGGCATACCACTTGTTGTGGTCTGCACCAAGGTACACACGCTTCTTGTTGGGCTCTACACTTCTGCTCAAACATTCTTTGCCACTCAAGAGAAGTGTActtgaacacatttatttctgaCACCTACTTATTTTCTGTCTTCGTTCTTTAGTGTGACGCCATCAGCACATTGGAGAAGGAGCACGACTACAGGGACGAACACCTGGACTTCATTCAGTTCCACATCAGGCGTTTCTGTCTTCAGTGTATCCCTCACAAATTCAGCATTGTCTAATAAATGTTCCCGTTGGCTGGTGTGGGCCAAACGTTGCttaaactaaacatttaaaaagtcacaGAGAACTAATTGAATCGACTATATTCATCTACAGGTTTTGGGAGCTGCTGATGAATTCtaattaatatataatttgTCATGGAAAATGTGATTTGTGCTCTCTTCTCAGGCCAAAGCCACAGTTCCCAGCAATGGTATTCTTGCACTACTTTGACCACTGTCAGCTGTGTCTGATGTTATATTATTCATATTGCTTTGTTGCAAAGAGAGTTTGATAAAAGTCACACATCAGCGACTACCACTTGACAACGTTTGTTTATAGAATCATTTCATCAGTCAGGGTTGAGTGCAGACACTTATTACACCGTCAGTGGTTATTGTGTTCAAAATGAGCCAGTGCTTTATTTCTTCTGTGAAATGGTAGCAGTTAGTCTCGGCTAGaatctgttttttcccccgTGCTGCTGTTGCCGAagatttttgtcattattatggTGTTGAGTTTGTCTTTGTGCCCAAATATGATGTGTCGTGATATTGAAAATGCCCTTGACAGCTGTGTCAGACGGCGCATCTCTAGTTTACACCTCAGTGAAGGAGATGAAGAACCTGGACATCCTCTACAAATATCTGGTCCATAGACTCTACGGCTTCCCCTTCCACTGCCCTGCACAAGTAGTGGAAAGAGATGCCGTCTTCATGTAAGTGCATGTCCGAGTTCAAGGACTGTGTGTccacctgtgtttgttttgtaaccctcgctctcctctaccAGTCCATCAGGTTGGGACAATGAGAAAAAGATTGCCATACTTAACGAGAACTTCCAGACAGTAAAAGCAGAAGACACTTTTGAGGACGTAGTAGTCAAACCACCGGTCAGAAAGGTATGAGCTCCCACTAAAAGCTTAATCAGACATCTTTGCAGGATATTTACATGATCTGTTATAGAACTTCAAAGAAAATGCTCAAAGAGAAACCTGTTTTTCCCTCGTCTCTCACCAGATTGttcatgaaaaagaaattcaagcAGAAGATGACCAAGTGTTTCTGGTAAAACTGCAGGTGAGGAAACACATCAGTTATTTTAACTATAATTGGTTTCCTGCATGTGGGAATTGAATCTGGCTTGAGAGTCTTGATATGCTAATTAGGTACTAATTGGAGGGAGTGTGCTTATTGTGCTCTAATTTGCAGTCGCTGCTTGCCAAACAGCCAGCTGTAACAGCAGGGCGACCCGTGGTGAGTGAtccttttttgtttactttggcTCATaggttaaattaaaaattaCAGTGTTGGTATGTGTGAAATAATCTGCTGTTTATAGGACACCACCAGCAGAGCACCCACTGGTTCCCCCAGGACGAGTAATCGCTCTGCAGCGGCCAACGTAGCAAACACCATGCCACAGTCGGGTACGTCATCGTTGCACACATCCATTGTTCAGTCATTGTGTGTCTCTTTTAACATTGCTTCTTGTCTACTTCAGGTCAGACCAGTGAGGGTGTGTTGGCCAACTTCTTCAACAGTCTACTCACAAAGAAGTCAGGGACGGCTGGGCCTGGGACGCCTGGTGGCGGGAATAACACTCCAGGAACCGTACGCAAGTCAGGTGAGAACACACACGGGGGGGCCAAATACACGCATGTAAAGAAAAAGGCTAAGGCCACACTGGATGCAGGAGCAGCATATCTGCATCACAGAacatctttcttttcatttaggcACTCGTGTTCATAATAATACACTTTATTGACTGTATGTAACCCTTTACTGAACAAATGTTACACAGTCCAATCAAGCCTAATCAAATATTACAAGGCATCTTGCCTGGTGAgataaggaaagaaaaagaagcccaacaaatcacacaatgagcaaacccTAGgcgtcagtggagagagaaaaaaactcccttttcaCAGGAAGAAATCTCAAAGATGTTCAGCCCTATCTGCCTCAGTCGGCTGGGTTGAAAGGGAAattggggacagaggagaggtgggggagagagagagagaagagaggaggagtaAGTAGAGATGAGAGACGAAGACAACAAATCAACATatgaacacacaaatatataatatatactctatatatattcacacatacatactgtatctaCTTAGCACTTACGGATGACAAATGCTGACATACCTATTTACATTGAACGCTCTAGACTCTGCAGCAGCGAACCTAAGAGTCCAGATGATTCACTACTTTTATTCCACAAATCCTGCCCCaaaaagtgtttacatttatcTGATGGTACTCTGATAGAGGTCAGCTTTTCCATCACATGAATATTGTGCATTACTTCAACCCAATTGTCGACCTTAGGCATCTCTGTCTTTGTTCCTCTTTCCCAAATATAATACCTCAAAAGAAAATGGAAGTTTCActttcaaaatgttgccattgcATTCTCTTAGTTTCTGCCAGTGTGGTGCAATCGCGGGGCATTTCCAAAGAACATGAAAGTGATTGGCTTTAACTGACTTATCACAGTCTTAATGTCTACATCTGTCAGAATAATATGTCCGGTATCTCTCAAAGTAGAAGCACAACAAGGCTTCATATTGAAGAGTCCAGGTGTTTATTTGAGTACGGAGGCATAAGTTGTATGTTTAAACTATAATATGTAATTGTTAAGTTAAACCCCATGTGAAACAAAGCAGCGGCTGCACAACACACCTGACATGCATCCAGTGTGGCTCCAGCCCTAGATGTTGATACAGTGCTGTGGTTCTGCACCACAAAAAGCAAAACCCATATTTCACTCATCGTCCTTcatctcctttttttgtttccacctTCCATCTGCTggccttttattttgtcaccTCTGTCCTTCAtgacacatggaaaaaaaaaggatttgtgaTATGATCTGAGTGCATCGACCagcagccacacaaacacatcagtcaTCATTTATACCTGTTTGTGACTAAATGTCATTTCTAACTTCACTCATAGTCTATGCTGTGGATTTTCACTGTTAATATCCTCCATAAcgtttgtatgtatgtgcacTAGTCAGAGGATGCTGGCCACGTTAaggtgtgtgtgatagagacTCTCTTCATTTATGCCTGcttgtgtgttattgttcattttCAGAAGCATCCATTTGTTCCTTCCCCCATCCATCCGTCCACCACCCTCCGCCCTGAGCCTCAAACTTTCTATAAATAATGCAGGGATCAGACTCCTCCTGTATCAATAAATTCTATAGCACGTGAACTGGCCTAAGGACTATAAATGAAGTTACTTTGTTTGTGTATACTGTATCAATATGCAGGTAATTGAAAAATGGTGTGAGTGCTGCCGTATATGTCAGAACATGTCCAACCCGAGAACTGGAGTCGATCCCATGGCTGCTTGCCAGTGTGATTTACCTATATTTCGTTTGCAGCAAAGCTGTCCGTTTTTATTAACTCTACATTTTCAGTAAGATTTCTGTCTAAAAGAAAAACGGCAAGGTGAATGGATTTAGCCTATATGTATTGGAAAATGTGTATTCATCTCCCGCTAGTGgccatgttgacatttatgGAAATTTAACCAAGCAAACGAGCCAGGTGCCAGCTGAAGAATAACCCCCTTTATTGAGAATCGCATCCCTGATTTTCACCCGTTGCTCCCCCTTCatgtgatttattcatttatttattggcaTGTTCCATTGCATTTCTCACAACTAACATTTGTCACAGTCATTACACGTGGTTGAAATTAGGGCTGGGCAGTAATGGAATAAAATATATCAGTATACATACTTTGAATTTGGATATTTTATAGTTTGAACCATAGGTTAACTAATTAACTGAAGATCTAAACCCAGGTCAGAATAAAATTAGTATTGCTGCAATCCATTATGTAAACCTTAATCCAAAAGATTCTATATCATCCCAAAGTAATAAAACGGTGAAATTAGAAGTTAATATTCCCATTTCACCCAGCTCTTATTTTAACCTTGTGTATTGTACTTACTGCATCATGCCTTTATCACTTATTGAAGCATTGGATAAATGCTGGTGTGCCTCTGTGATTTGCATTATATTACATGTTTATGTGTATCTACCTCCATGAAATGCAGGTTCCAAGCTGGGCCTGAGTGATGTACAGGCAGAACTGGACCGCATATCCAGCCGGGAAACGGACTCAGACTTGTCCAATGCCAACGAGTCCCCTGCTACCGACGGTCAGGAcacatgaagacaaacacatttcaccTTGCTCTCCTCCCATGCTCGACCTCAGTCACCTTTCACCCTCCCTtgtccttcctccctccctccagccTCAGCACCTTCTCCATTACAATATTGTGGGGAGAAGAAGGAAAGTAGGGGAATTCGGAGGGATGGACTCttttgggacttttttttttttcctccctgttcTCTTTCAATTTCTCCtcgagatgaagatgaagaactCACCCGCTCTTCCACTACATCATCTCCCACACACTATTCTccattccttttcttttatcttC
This window harbors:
- the dync1li1 gene encoding cytoplasmic dynein 1 light intermediate chain 1, with protein sequence MATSGRSTLLSSNSSGPKGTLDNSNQEEDDGQDLWSTILSEVSTHSRSKLPSGKNVLVMGEVGSGKTTLVAKLQGVEEYMKGRGLEYLYFSVHDDDIDDHTRCNAWVLDGDLYHKGLQGVAVPVDSVSNTLLLITIDMSRPWNALDTLQKWAAVAREHIDKLRIAPETLRELEHRLVKQFQEYTEPGSGEDGTPQRRSEEEESVLLPLGDNTLTNNLGIPLVVVCTKCDAISTLEKEHDYRDEHLDFIQFHIRRFCLQYGASLVYTSVKEMKNLDILYKYLVHRLYGFPFHCPAQVVERDAVFIPSGWDNEKKIAILNENFQTVKAEDTFEDVVVKPPVRKIVHEKEIQAEDDQVFLVKLQSLLAKQPAVTAGRPVDTTSRAPTGSPRTSNRSAAANVANTMPQSGQTSEGVLANFFNSLLTKKSGTAGPGTPGGGNNTPGTVRKSGSKLGLSDVQAELDRISSRETDSDLSNANESPATDGQDT